Part of the Streptomyces sp. RFCAC02 genome is shown below.
GCACAGGTCGACGACGACGGGCCGTGCCGGTGCGCGGCGGACGGCCTCGGCGACCAGGGCCTCGGCGACCAGGGCCTCGGTCCGGCGCCTGGGGACGAAGACCCCCGGCTCGACGGTGATCCGCAGGCCGGCGAACTCGGCCCACCCCACGACCTGTTCGAGGGGGACACCGGTGGCGCGGCGTTCGGCGAGCGCCGTCAGTTCGGCGGGGCTGCGGGCGGCGTCGGCGAGCAGCCTGGCCTCGTCCTCGGCGAAGACGCAGCCGGCGGCCCGGAGAAGAGCGATGATGTGCGGGTCCTGCATGGGTGGAAACCTTCCGGAGTACCGGAGAACACCCGTCGGATCAGCCCGCGCGGCGCGGGAGGGAGACGGGCGTCCGGGACGACGTGCGGGACAGCGGTCTCACCTCCTCGGATCGGCACGAGAACGAAAAGTACGAAGTACGAACGCCGGTACGGAAGCCGTACCGAACGGGGGACACAGTACCCGACCGCGCCCGGCTCCCCGGGGCGGACGCCGGGGGCCGTAGGGGCGTGCGCGGGCGGCCGTTCGCGGGGGGTCAGGCGGGCCAGTCGTAGGAGACGCCGGTGACCCGCTCGCAGCTCTCCCACAGTTCGCGCGCGCGGGCGGGGTCGGTGGCGGCCCGGGGCGGGGTCAGGGGTCCCGGGGAGCCGCGGCCCTCAAGGCGGCCGGCCGGCCCGTACAGTCCGCCGGGTGCCACGCCGGGGACCGTCGCCGCGTAGAGCGACGGCAGGGCGGCCGAGGCGGCGGGCGGGTGGGACGTGCGGGGGATGCCGTGGTCGGCGAGGACCCGGGCGAGCCGCGAGCCGGACCCCGGTGGGCGTCCGGCACCCGTCCCCGGGCGCACGGCCACGCTGGTGAGCCGCACACCGGCGGCGTCCGCGCGGCGCTGGAGTTCCCGGGCGAAGACGAGGGGCGCGAGGTGCGCCAGGCGGGGTGTGCCACGCGGTCGGGAGTGTTCCCGGGGTGCCGGTCCGCCCACGGTCACGACGCGCGGTCCGCGGGCCGCGAGGAGGAGAGGGAGGAGACGGCCCGTCAGGGCGTACGGCAGGAGCGCGCCCTGTCCCGAGGAGGTGTCCGCGTGGATGACGAGGAGGTCGAGAGACGGGAGTTCGACGGTCAGGTGGTCGGCGAACGCGGTGAGCGACTCGGGGTCCGCCGGGTCGAGGCAGGCGGCGCGGACCAGGATGCCGGGGACGGCCCCGCCGGCCGCACGGGCGGCGGCGCGGGCGCGCTCCGGGTCGGAATCGGCGTGCACGACCTCGGCACCGGCCCTGACGAGCCGCCGGGCGGTGGCCCGGCCGAGAGGCCCGGCCGCGTCCGTGACCAGGGCGACCCGCCCGTCCTGCGCGGAGATGTGACGGACACTCCAGCCGGTCATGCGCGGACGGGGAGCGATGGGTGGTGGGCGATACGGCTGAAGGGCGACACGGACGGGCCTCCGCGGGCGTGACGGATCCGGCGCACCCGGTACGTCCGGGGACCTTACGGATCTTACGGACGCAAGGGACCCCCACCCCACCGGCCGGGCCGGAGATACACCCGCTGCGCCGCTTCACCGACAACCCCGGGCAGCAGTACCCGGGGACGCCTGAACCCCGCCTCCCTGGCTCAAGAGACGGGGTCAGATACGGAGAGGTCGGCGCCGCGCCCTCGCCGCGAACGTACCGACCCGGCGATCAGGCCGCGCCTACCGTCCCGGCCTTCACGCCCGCCACGAAGGACGAGAACGCAGCGGTCGAGAAGGTCACCACCGGACCATCGACACTCTTGGAATCACGGACAGGAACCATGCCGCGCGTCATGGCGAAGTTGTCGGCGGCCTCCACGCAGGCGCCACCGTTGTCGCTGTAGGACGACTTGAACCAACGCGGAGTCTCGGACGTCACGCGGTACCCCCTCGTAACTGCTCGATCGCGGCGACAGACGCCGACTGGGACAGTGCCTCTACTTGTAGTTGATAGCAGGCCGCCGGCGTGGACAACACGAATGTGCCGTCTCGCTCGACCTGTCGCCGTTGAGCCGATCGGTGCGAAGCACGCCCACCGCGTACAAGGCGACCCGGAGCACGGTGTCGGGCAACTGGGCGAACTCCACCATGGAGATCAGCGGCGGGAGACGTACAGGGGGCAGTCCTTGTCCGCGTTGTCGCGTCGTGGCGGGGGTGGTTCGTCAGGCTGTTGCCCGGTGGGTGTCGCCGTGTGTCTGTGCGCGTTCGGCCGCGTACAGGCGCAGCAGCCCTTCCACCCGGTAGCGGTCCGGGCCCGTCTCCACTGCCAAGTGCTCGTCCGCCAGCACTTCGAGGAGACGACGTGCCCGGCTCACCGGCCGGGACAGGAGGCGTGCCGCGTCGCCGACCGGGACGTCGCCCCTCGATCCGCCGCCCAGCAGCCGGAACGCCCGCGCCGTCTCGGTGTCGAGCCGCGCGTAGGACGCGTCGAACGCCGCCCGTACCGAGCGCCGCGGGTCCTCCGCGTCCGTCAGGGCGTCGAGCCGCAGCGCCGGGTCGGTCAGTTCGGCCGCGAGCGGGCCGAGGCGCCGGTGCGGTCCCGCCGCGACCCGCTCCGCGGCGACGCACAGCGCGAGCGGCAGGTGCCCGCACGCGTCCGCGACGACGCGGGCGGCCGCCGGTTCCGTCCGCACGCGGGCCGCGCCCGCCACGGACCGCAGCAGCGCCAGCGACCCGGCGGGCGGCAGCGGGCGCAGGTGCAGGCGTCCCCTGCCGAGCGGCGACCCGACGCCCGCGAGGCGGCGGCGGCCGGTCACGACGACGGCCGTGCCCGGCGTCGCCGGCAGCAGCGCCCGCACCTGCGACGACCCGGCCGCGTCGTCGAGCACCACCAGCACCCGCCGGTCCGCGATCAGGCTGCGGAACACGGCCGCGAGCTGTGCCGCGTCCCGCGGCAGCGTCGTCGCCGGCACCCCGAAGCCGAGCAGGAAGCCGGCCAGCACCCGGGCCGGGTCCGCAGGTTCCGCGCCGGGTGCGTGGCCCGCGAGGTCGGCATAGAGCACGCCGCCGGGGAAACGGTCGCGCACCCGGTGCGCCCAGTGCAGCACGAGCGCCGTCTTCCCGACGCCCGGCGGTCCGTCGACGGCGGCGAGGAACGGCGCGTCCGCGGCCTCGGCCCGCTCCAGCGCGGCGTCCAGGGCCTCCAGTTCACCGGTCCTGCCGACGAGCGTGTGCGCGTCGCACGGCGGCAACTGCGCCGGGGGAAACGCCCAGATGACGCCGGAGAGCATCGCGCGGGCCAGGGCGGTCAGTTCGCCGCCGGCGC
Proteins encoded:
- a CDS encoding XRE family transcriptional regulator translates to MQRADTARQDPGRVDDMAGRQHFARFGAALRRRREQEGMSLRRLAALAAYSPGWLSKVENGLARPTVQLAEVCDRVLGAGGELTALARAMLSGVIWAFPPAQLPPCDAHTLVGRTGELEALDAALERAEAADAPFLAAVDGPPGVGKTALVLHWAHRVRDRFPGGVLYADLAGHAPGAEPADPARVLAGFLLGFGVPATTLPRDAAQLAAVFRSLIADRRVLVVLDDAAGSSQVRALLPATPGTAVVVTGRRRLAGVGSPLGRGRLHLRPLPPAGSLALLRSVAGAARVRTEPAAARVVADACGHLPLALCVAAERVAAGPHRRLGPLAAELTDPALRLDALTDAEDPRRSVRAAFDASYARLDTETARAFRLLGGGSRGDVPVGDAARLLSRPVSRARRLLEVLADEHLAVETGPDRYRVEGLLRLYAAERAQTHGDTHRATA
- a CDS encoding SDR family NAD(P)-dependent oxidoreductase; protein product: MTGWSVRHISAQDGRVALVTDAAGPLGRATARRLVRAGAEVVHADSDPERARAAARAAGGAVPGILVRAACLDPADPESLTAFADHLTVELPSLDLLVIHADTSSGQGALLPYALTGRLLPLLLAARGPRVVTVGGPAPREHSRPRGTPRLAHLAPLVFARELQRRADAAGVRLTSVAVRPGTGAGRPPGSGSRLARVLADHGIPRTSHPPAASAALPSLYAATVPGVAPGGLYGPAGRLEGRGSPGPLTPPRAATDPARARELWESCERVTGVSYDWPA
- a CDS encoding DUF397 domain-containing protein translates to MTSETPRWFKSSYSDNGGACVEAADNFAMTRGMVPVRDSKSVDGPVVTFSTAAFSSFVAGVKAGTVGAA